CGCCATCCTACAGGAGCGCATGATTAATACTGATGGCAGCTTCCCCGTGTACGGTCGATCGATTGTGTACCGTGGTGCCGCCTTCCATCACCTAGCCGATATGGCGCTGCGCCATAAGCTGCCCGCCTCGATTCAGCCGGCACAGGTGCGCTGCGCGCTAACCGCCACCATCAAAAGGACGCTCGATGCTAAGGGAACATTTACCAGCGATGGCTGGCTTACCATTGGGCTTTGCGGGCCGCAGCCCGAGCTGGCCGACTTCTACATCAACACGGGGAGCCTTTACCTGTGCTCCACCATATTCCTTCCGCTGGGGCTACCCGCCGATGATCCGTTCTGGAGCGATCCGGACGCACAGTGGACTGCCCAAAAGGTGTGGAGTGGGGTAGATGTGCCCGCCGACCATAGCTTTAACGATTAGCCTTAATGCCATATCATCTTTTACAATGGAAAAGCAGCAAGCCATAAAGGCCCTTACCGTAATCCCCGGCGTGGGCAAGTCGATTGCCAACGACCTGTGGGGGATAGGCATCTGTAGCGTTTCCGATTTGGTGGGCAAAGATCCCGAGGTGCTCTACGACCTGTCGAATCGGTTGGCGGGTACGGTGCAGGACCGATGCCTGCTGTACGTTTTCC
This window of the uncultured Acetobacteroides sp. genome carries:
- a CDS encoding helix-hairpin-helix domain-containing protein, producing MEKQQAIKALTVIPGVGKSIANDLWGIGICSVSDLVGKDPEVLYDLSNRLAGTVQDRCLLYVFRCAVYYAQTPKEMQEPEFLKWWSWKDIRK